Within the Beduinella massiliensis genome, the region ACGACGAACTCCGGCCCTCCCAGCTCCCGCGCGAACCAGTGCGGGTATCGAGCGTCTATCGTCAAGGCTCCGCGTGATATAGCCTTTGTGCAGGTGAACTCCCCGCTGATGTGGGCGAGCTCCTTCAAATTAGACCTCGTCCAATACCGCCATTTTCCCTCTTCAGGAGGCGCAAACCGAATTCGATAGGTTTGATCTCCGTCATAAAAGCCATCCACCGAAAATTCTCGTTCGCCGTTTGTGAATACCGCGGATAAATCGACATCCACAAATGGATTGGCTCCCTTCGCGTCCGCCATGAAGACGCGCTCAAATATTTCAAAGCGCGGTATTGTATTCATAGCATCCATTCCTCTCTGCGGTTGAGGGAAACGGGAGGGCGGATAAACGTCCTCCCGATCCTACCCTTAGTCTGATACGCCGTCTTCCAGCTTTCTATATTTCTCGTACCATTCGTTTGCGCGCTGTTCGACGACGTCGCCGCCTGTGCGATACCATTCGCTCACAAACTCGTCAAACTTTTCGATCGGCCATTCTCCCGTAACAATATTGACCGCGTACTCGTAGAAGAGCTTATGATTCTTGTGATCCGGATAACCGTCGTAAACGGTAAGCGGCAAACCGTCTCCGGCAATCGTCCTAGACGCCGGGAATGTGGTGTTCTGCATGTCCACCAGCATCTCGCCGAGTCCATCCGGCTTCACCGCGCAGATGTTGTTGACAAAGAAGTCCGCATCGTTCGCCTGCAATCCCTTCAGTCCGTGATACCGCTTACCGAACAGGTCCGCCGAATCCTTTTCGGGGTAATAAACAACCTTTCCATCCACCATGTCCCAGGTATCGCCTTGTATACCGTAAGCCGTAAATAGCCTTCCTTCTTCCGTTTCAAACCAATTCAGGTATTTCAACACGTTCGCCGCATTCTGCTCGTTCGACTTTGGGAAACACCAATCGCGGTTCGCCACTTCCAGCCGGCAAATAAACCCGTCATAGCCGTCTACCTTGGGCGGAGCAATGGCCGACAGCTTTGCTTCGGGATTGACATGCTGCAAATTCGTGAAGTAAGCCGTATCCGCCTGATGAAGCACGTGGTAGAACAATCCCACCTGATCGTTTTGAATCTTCGCGTTGAAGTCCGTTCCGGAATTCAGAAAAGCCTCCGGATCGATCAAGCCTTCCGCATAAAGCTCAGCCATAAAGGCCAAAGCATCCTTGGCGTTTTGCGTGATCGCCGAATACATTAGCTTTCCATCGTAGATGTCCCACAACGGATCCGAGTTAAACATCGGCACACCATACATGGCAAAAAATCCATGCATCCAGTTAGGATCAGACTGGAAAGTCGTGGGCAGCTCATCCTGAAGCCCGTTTCCATTTGGATCCCGATCCCGGAACGCCCGCAGGACTTCGACCAGTTCATCCTTTGTCTGAGGCTTTTCCAGCCCCAGCTTGTCCAGCCAGTCCTGACGAATGATCCAGCCGCGCTCTGCGTAGTCGATGTATACCTGCGGAATAATGTAAATGTGCCCATCCTTGGAGTCTGCTCGCATCAGATTCCACACGCGCTCCGGGATGTTCTTCCACATGTCCGGTGCGTAAAGCGGCAACAGGTCATCCAGCGGCACAGCGGCGTCCTGCTCCACCAGCGTCGCATCCACGCCTGTGTTGAGCGGCCTAAACACGTCCGGCACGTTCATGCCTGATGCGAAGATCATCTGCAGCCCCTCTGCATAGTTGCCTGAAATGGCTCGTATTTCCGGTTCCACGCCTGTCTTTTCGGTCACGTACCGTACATAGGGGTGATCCGCTTCCGGCGGCGATGACCAAGTTCTCAAGATAGAGACCTTGGGCGCGTCCTGCGCGAAAGCTGTGCTCGACGCTAAGCAAACAAAAGCCAGCGCAAGCGCAAACAAGTTCCTCTTCTTCATTCGTCTCCCTGCCTTCTTTCTTAAATTTTATGTGTTTTGGCGCGGTGCACACACGCCAAATCCATACTCATTCTTTAATTGCACCGATCATCACTCCGGCTGTAAAATACTTTTGCAAAAATGGATATACCGCCAAAATTGGAAGTGTAACCACAATAATCGTCGCCATCTGTAAAGTGGTATTGTTGTAATTTACGTCCAGATAGACACCTGGCGTTTCCACGCTCGTCTCCACATAGCTGCGAACGATAATCTGCAATGGCTGCAAATTTTTGTCGTAGATAAACATCAGGGCGTTATAGAAAATGTTCCAGTAAGAAACGGCATAAAATAGCGCGATCGTAGCCAATACAGGCTTAGCCGTCGGCAAAACAATCGAAAATAGCAGTCTTGCATCCCCGCAGCCATCGATACGTCCGCTATCAATGAGCGCCTCCGGCGTTTCCTCAAAGAACGAACGCATAATGACCAGATTAAAAGCATCTACCGTGAGCGGCAAAATCAATGCCCAGACCGTGTTCAGTAGCTTAAAGCTTTTTACCGTAAGGAAAAAAGGAATGACGGGCGCTTGAAAGACCATGGTTAACAGCACAAAAATCATGACGCCTCTACGCGGCCTAAACTCCTTACGCGAAACCGCGTACGCCATCAACGCCGTGACCACAATGCTCAATCCTGTGCCCACCAATGTAACAAAAATCGTTACGCTCATCGACCTCCAGATGCGCGGTTCAGCAAGCACATGTGCGTAAGAGTCGCCCGTAATCTTTTTGGGCAGGATATTAATCTCGTTCCGCTCTACCGGGATGCGTGAACTGATGGAAATGGATATCACGCGCACAAACGGCAGAAGCATGCTCAGCGCAATGACGACGAGTAAAACAAGAACAAATATTTTACCCGGGCTCATCCGTCTTTTCACGGTCAATACACCCCTCTTCCGGTCGCACGTTTGGACAGGCTATTGCACAGAACCATCAATACAAGTCCAAAAACCGATTTAAAGAGACCAATGGCCGTCGTGACGGAGTACTTTCCCTCGCATACGCCATACCGATACACATAAGTATCCAAAATGTCTCCCACCGACTGGGTCACAGGCGTCATCAGGACGTATATCTGTTCAAATCCAAGGTTCAGAAAATTGCCCACGCGCAGCAGAAACATGATCGTAATCGTCGGCATCAGAAGCGGCAACGTAATGTAGAGAGACTGCTTCAAGCGTGATGCCCCCTCTACAACGGCCGCCTCATATAATTCGGGGCTGATCCCTGCTATGGCAGCCAAATAGACGATCGCGCTCCAGCCAACCTCCTTCCAGATAGAGGAAAGGATAACGATAGGAACAAAGCAATCGACCTTTTGCATGTACAGGATCGGGTCCATTCCCATGGAGACTCGAAGGGTATTGAATATACCGTTAAGGCTCAATATTTCAAACAAAATGCTGCCAAGAATCGCCCAGGAAAGAAAATGTGGGAGGTAAAGGACCGTTTGCATGCATCGCTTGACCTTTCGGTTCCCCACTTCATTCAGCAAAAGCGCCAGAAGAATCGGTGCAGGAAATCCATACAATATTTGAGCGAAGCCTATTTTAACGGTATTGCCCAGAATGCGATAAAAATCGGGATATTGAAAGATATAGCGGAAGTTTTCCAAGCCGACCCACGGACTTTGAAACAGCCCCTTAAATATTTGATAATTCTGAAAAGCGATTACGGATCCAAGAAGCGGCACATATTTAAATGCTATAAAGTAAGCCATCCCGGGCAATATCATCCAGTATAAGGCCTTATGCCTTCGCATGTTTTGCCAAAGCGTCTCTTTCTTTCCTTGTCTTAGCATCATGGCCCCTTCTCCCCCTTTCAGCTTTACAATATCCCCATGACTTCCCTACGGATTCTGCGAATATGCTGCTCCGTCTGATCGCGAGCCTCCTGCCCCATACCCAGTTCAATATACCGAAGCATTTCTCCATGCTCTTGCGTGGATCTCCGCTTATCCAGCATTACGCGCGTCACGAGCATACGCGTGTAGTAGATCTGGCCCGCCACCTCTTTTAAGGCATCCACGATGAACTTATTGGGACACAAATTGCGCATATCTACATGAAACTGATCGTCCGCTTCAACCCATGCATCGATATCATTTCTGTCCAAGGCCGCATCCATCTCAGCAATTCTTGCATGCAATCCAGAAAAGTCCAATTTCTCTCTGTGTTCCGCCAAAATGCAGGCAAGCTTTGCTTCAAGCGCCTCGGTAAACTCATACGCCATGTCGATTTCCGTCTTGCTAAACTGTTTCACGATGACCCCCTTCCTTGGTATATATTCCAAAAGCCCCTCGCTCCGCAGACGCACCAGCGCTTCTCTCACGGGGGTTCTGCTCATTTGAAGCTTTTCTGCAAGCTCCACTTCTGAAACGGGATAGCCTCCAAACAGAGAACCATCGAAAATGCTGGCTCGAATTTCTTCATATGCCTTATTCGTTCTCGATACCTTATCCATGCCACGCTCTCCTTTGTATTCTTCAATGTATACATTATAGAATACAATATGAGTCCTGTCAATATACTGCATTGCTTTTTAGGCGTTTTTCTCCAAAAAGAAAAACCAGATAATCCATTCATTTTATAATTGGAGACAAAAAATAGCGACAGAAAAAGATACGCGGCTAAATTCCCGCTCTGCTCTGCCACTATTTTATGTATTTCACATTGTCCGTCCCATTCGCTGTCCTTACACCCCCGCGAGCGTCCGCACGACCTCGCCCGCGAGGATCAGCCCCGCGCAGGAGGGCACGAAGGAGACGCTTCCCGGCGTCTGCCGCCGACCCGCCGCGGCGGGCTCGCCCAGGTCGAGCGGCCTGCGCGGCTCCTCGGTCGAGTAGAGCACCTTCACGCGCCCGATGCCGCGCGCCTTGAGCTCCCGGCGCATCACGCGGGCGAGCGGGCACACGCTCGTGTTCTCAATCCAATCGATCCGAAACCGCGTGGGGTCGAGCTTGTTGCCCGTGCCCATGGAGCTGATGATATCGACCCCCGCGGCCCGCGCCCGCTCGATCAGCGTCAGCTTGGAGGACACCGTGTCGATCGCGTCCACGACGTAGGAAAAGGAGGCCATGTCCACCTCTCCCGCCGTTTCGGCGGTGTAAAACAGCCGCCGCGCGTGCACCCGTGCGTCGGCATTGACCGCGAGGACGCGCTCCCGCGCCACCTCCACCTTGGGGCGGCCGATCGTCTCAAGGGTTGCGACGAGCTGGCGGTTCACGTTGGTGAGGCTCACCACGTCGTCGTCGAACACGGACAGCTCGCCCACGCCGCAGCGGGCGAGCGCCTCCACCACGTAGGAGCCGACGCCGCCCACGCCGAACACCGCGACGTGCGCCCCGCGCAGGCGTTCCATCCCCTCTTCCCCCAGGAGCATCTGCGTTCGCGAAAATGCGTTCATGCGGGCCCTCCCCTTCTTCGTTTCCACCGAAAATGGGCGGCGGCCGTCTCCCCGCCGGGCCCCCTCCGGCCCGCGCGGGAATTTTCAGCCGCCGCCCTTCGCGTATCCTTTACTTGATCATCTTCTGCGTCGCTTCCCAGCCGGCGAGGATCGCCTTCTGGTGCGACACCGCGTACGGTCCCGTCTCCTCCGCCTCGCTCATCTCGCGCGGGAAATGGATGCACAGGTGGCCGTCGAAGTTGTTGTCCTTGATGGAGCCCGACAGGTGCGGTACGTTGTGCATGGAGGCGATGTACGTCTGCCCGTCCGGCATCGTGATCCAGACCGCCTTCGGCGTCCAGGTGTTCTTGTTGCCGAACGCCTTGTACATGATCGCCGTGTCGTCCGCCGTGCGCGGCTGCGAGTCGGCATGCGCGCCGTTGGACATCATCACGCACTGCCAGGTGTAGCCGGTCGCGAAGTCGTAGATCTGCATGACCGTCCCGGCCTTGTACTTGGGCCTGATGCCGGTGTACCAATTGACGTTTCTGACGCTCGCCGCGTTCGGCGCGGTCGTCGTCTGTCCGCCGGAAGAACCGCCCGGATTCTCCGTGCCGCCCGTGGTGCCGGAGCCCGACATCGCGTACAGCTTGTTGAGCGTACTCACGCCTGCGACGCCGTCGGCCGTGAGTCCGTTGGCCCGCTGGAACGAGCGCACCGCTTCCTCGGTGATGGTGCCGAAGTTGCCCGTGACCGAGCCCGTGTAGTAGCCCAGATCCTTGAGCTTCTGCTGCATGTTCTTCACCAGCGTGCCCTGGCTGCCGCGCTTCAGCGTGCTGGAATCCGTGGCCGTGGAGTATGCCTTGGCGCTCGCGCCGTACAGCACGGTCTGCGTGTTCTTGCCCGCGATGCCGTCGGCCGTGAGTCCGTTGGAGGACTGGAAGGTCATCAGCGCCGTCTCGGTGGCCGAGCCGAACACGCCGTCCGCGCTGCCCGCGAGATACCCCAGATCCTTCAGGCGCTGCTGCAGGTTCTTCACGTCCGTGCCCTGGCTGCCCAGGCGCAGCGTCGTATTGCTGACCTTGCTCGACTCGTCGCTCACCGCGCCGCTTCCAGACCCGCCGCTCGTGCCGGTGGAGGGCGTCGCGTTCAGCATCGCCAGCGTCTTCGGGCCCGCCACGCCGTCCGCGCCCAGGTTCTTATCCTTCTGGTACAGCCGCACGGCTTCCTTCGTCAGGCGGCCGTAGCTGCCCGTGATCTCGCCCGTATAATAGCCCAGATCCTTGAGCTTCTGCTGCAGCGCCGTCACCTGCACGCCGCTGGAGCCCTCCATCAGCGTCGCCGAGGTGTCGGTCGTTCCGCTGTTCGTGTCGCCGGAGGGGGTTTCCTGCGTACCCCCCGTCGTCTCGCTGAAGAGCTTGGCGAGCGTCTTCTGCCCCGCGATGCCGTCCGCGCCCAGTCCGTTCTTCTTCTGGTACTGGCGCACGGCCTCCTTCGTCAGGCGGCCGTAGCTGCCCGTGATCTCGCCCGTGTACAGGCCCAGGTCCTTGAGCTTCTGCTGCAGCGCCGTCACGTCCGCGCCGCTCGCGCCCTCGCGCAGCGTGGCGGAAACTACCGTCTGCACGCTGCCGGTACCGGTGCTGGTGCCGGAAGAGGTGCTTTCCCCGTACAGCTTGGCCTGCGTCTTCTGCCCCGCGATACCGTCCGCGCCCAGTCCGTTCTTCTTCTGGTACTGGCGCACGGCCTCCTTCGTCAGGCGGCCGTAGCTGCCCGTCACTTCTCCGTCGTAGTAGCCCAGGTCCTTGAGCTTTTGCTGCAGCGCCGTCACGTCCGCGCCCGTATCGTTCAGATTGAGCGAGCGATAGACGCCGGTCGCGCCGCCTCCGCTGACGCTGCCTCCGCCTGCGGTGCCGATGACGCCCAGGAGCAGCTCCTGCGTCTTCTCGCCCGCCACGCCGTCGGCCTTCAGGCCGTTTTCTTCCTGAAACAGGCGCACCGCGTAGACGGTCGAGTCGTCGTACTTCTTGTCCGGCTCGCCGTCAAAAAAGCCCAGCGTCGCCAGGCGCGTCTCCAGCGCGAGCACGTCCTCGCCCGAGGAGCCCTTGCTCAGCGTGCGGTAGGAGGTCACGGAGGTGTTGTATCCCGTCGTCGCGCCGGTGAACGTGGTGCCGCCCTTGACCGTCACCACGTCGGAGCGCACGTACCCCTTCTTGGAGCCGTACTTGACGTAATACCACTCGCCCTGGGTGTCCATGACCTCCAGCTCGGCGTTCGGGGCGAGCACCACCAGAATGTCGCTCTGCGTGGTGGCGCCTTTGCGCAGGTAGACGTGCCCGTTGGCCAGCACCGTCTCCGCGAATGCGGAAAAAGGCGCCGCCGCCATGCACGTGGCCAGTATCGCACCCGCCAGCGCGCGGCTTACCGCCTTCTTCACACCGCAATATCTTCCCAGCACCATCATGCGCACCCCACTTTTGATCTTGTGTGAATATTTTATGACGGACGCCGGGATTTGTCAATACGATTTTTAACATTTCCGTAATATTTAACTTAAATATGTAAGATAAGGAAACCTTTCCGAAATATTGATGGCATTCAGCGCATCAGCGGCAGCAGCGCCAGCGAGACGGCGAGCACCGCGGCTCCCAGCGCGAGCCACAGCAGCAGCGCCGTCTGCACCACGTCGCCCGCGATCGGGTCGTGCGTGGGCTCCTGCCCGATGCCCACGGCGGCGGCGGTCACGCGCGAAAGCCGCCCCTCCAGCGGGGTTTTGAGCATGCCGAGCGCCGCCTCCACCTCCAGCCCGCACAGCGCGGTCAGCAGCGCGCACAGCCCGGCGTATAGCCATTCGCTCGCGCGATAAAGGACGCGCCGGACGCGCAGGAAGAGCGGCTCCTCCCGCCACAGGCAGAGCACCGCAGCGTAGGCGCAGGCGAGGGCCGGGCCCAGGCGCAGGGGCGTTCCCACGAGCGCGAGCAGCGCGCCCGCAAAGGCCACGTGCGCGGTATTCAAGCTGATCTTTTCGCAGGCAGCGCGCACCACGTCCTCGTATGTGTGCGCCTGCGCGCCGTTTCCGAGCGCCTCGGCCGCCCCGCGCACGTCCCCTTCCTCCAGCAGCGCACGCGCGCGCATCCCCTCGTCCATCAGCGCGCGCACGGGCAGGGCGAGGGCGAGCAGCGCCACGCGAACGGCGGGATGCAGGAGCGACAGCAGCGCCGCCAGGAGGGCGATCACGCCGGCGGCGGCGCGGGCAGCCAGGCGCCCTGCGTCCTCCGCGCGCCGCCGGGCGATGAGCCGCTCGAGCAGCGCGCACAGGCGGGCGGGCAGCGCAAAGCAGGCGGCGTGCACCGCGGGTACCTCGGAAAGC harbors:
- a CDS encoding extracellular solute-binding protein; amino-acid sequence: MKKRNLFALALAFVCLASSTAFAQDAPKVSILRTWSSPPEADHPYVRYVTEKTGVEPEIRAISGNYAEGLQMIFASGMNVPDVFRPLNTGVDATLVEQDAAVPLDDLLPLYAPDMWKNIPERVWNLMRADSKDGHIYIIPQVYIDYAERGWIIRQDWLDKLGLEKPQTKDELVEVLRAFRDRDPNGNGLQDELPTTFQSDPNWMHGFFAMYGVPMFNSDPLWDIYDGKLMYSAITQNAKDALAFMAELYAEGLIDPEAFLNSGTDFNAKIQNDQVGLFYHVLHQADTAYFTNLQHVNPEAKLSAIAPPKVDGYDGFICRLEVANRDWCFPKSNEQNAANVLKYLNWFETEEGRLFTAYGIQGDTWDMVDGKVVYYPEKDSADLFGKRYHGLKGLQANDADFFVNNICAVKPDGLGEMLVDMQNTTFPASRTIAGDGLPLTVYDGYPDHKNHKLFYEYAVNIVTGEWPIEKFDEFVSEWYRTGGDVVEQRANEWYEKYRKLEDGVSD
- a CDS encoding ABC transporter permease subunit; the encoded protein is MKRRMSPGKIFVLVLLVVIALSMLLPFVRVISISISSRIPVERNEINILPKKITGDSYAHVLAEPRIWRSMSVTIFVTLVGTGLSIVVTALMAYAVSRKEFRPRRGVMIFVLLTMVFQAPVIPFFLTVKSFKLLNTVWALILPLTVDAFNLVIMRSFFEETPEALIDSGRIDGCGDARLLFSIVLPTAKPVLATIALFYAVSYWNIFYNALMFIYDKNLQPLQIIVRSYVETSVETPGVYLDVNYNNTTLQMATIIVVTLPILAVYPFLQKYFTAGVMIGAIKE
- a CDS encoding ABC transporter permease subunit: MMLRQGKKETLWQNMRRHKALYWMILPGMAYFIAFKYVPLLGSVIAFQNYQIFKGLFQSPWVGLENFRYIFQYPDFYRILGNTVKIGFAQILYGFPAPILLALLLNEVGNRKVKRCMQTVLYLPHFLSWAILGSILFEILSLNGIFNTLRVSMGMDPILYMQKVDCFVPIVILSSIWKEVGWSAIVYLAAIAGISPELYEAAVVEGASRLKQSLYITLPLLMPTITIMFLLRVGNFLNLGFEQIYVLMTPVTQSVGDILDTYVYRYGVCEGKYSVTTAIGLFKSVFGLVLMVLCNSLSKRATGRGVY
- a CDS encoding GntR family transcriptional regulator, whose product is MDKVSRTNKAYEEIRASIFDGSLFGGYPVSEVELAEKLQMSRTPVREALVRLRSEGLLEYIPRKGVIVKQFSKTEIDMAYEFTEALEAKLACILAEHREKLDFSGLHARIAEMDAALDRNDIDAWVEADDQFHVDMRNLCPNKFIVDALKEVAGQIYYTRMLVTRVMLDKRRSTQEHGEMLRYIELGMGQEARDQTEQHIRRIRREVMGIL
- a CDS encoding ThiF family adenylyltransferase, which encodes MNAFSRTQMLLGEEGMERLRGAHVAVFGVGGVGSYVVEALARCGVGELSVFDDDVVSLTNVNRQLVATLETIGRPKVEVARERVLAVNADARVHARRLFYTAETAGEVDMASFSYVVDAIDTVSSKLTLIERARAAGVDIISSMGTGNKLDPTRFRIDWIENTSVCPLARVMRRELKARGIGRVKVLYSTEEPRRPLDLGEPAAAGRRQTPGSVSFVPSCAGLILAGEVVRTLAGV
- a CDS encoding peptidoglycan-binding protein, which translates into the protein MKKAVSRALAGAILATCMAAAPFSAFAETVLANGHVYLRKGATTQSDILVVLAPNAELEVMDTQGEWYYVKYGSKKGYVRSDVVTVKGGTTFTGATTGYNTSVTSYRTLSKGSSGEDVLALETRLATLGFFDGEPDKKYDDSTVYAVRLFQEENGLKADGVAGEKTQELLLGVIGTAGGGSVSGGGATGVYRSLNLNDTGADVTALQQKLKDLGYYDGEVTGSYGRLTKEAVRQYQKKNGLGADGIAGQKTQAKLYGESTSSGTSTGTGSVQTVVSATLREGASGADVTALQQKLKDLGLYTGEITGSYGRLTKEAVRQYQKKNGLGADGIAGQKTLAKLFSETTGGTQETPSGDTNSGTTDTSATLMEGSSGVQVTALQQKLKDLGYYTGEITGSYGRLTKEAVRLYQKDKNLGADGVAGPKTLAMLNATPSTGTSGGSGSGAVSDESSKVSNTTLRLGSQGTDVKNLQQRLKDLGYLAGSADGVFGSATETALMTFQSSNGLTADGIAGKNTQTVLYGASAKAYSTATDSSTLKRGSQGTLVKNMQQKLKDLGYYTGSVTGNFGTITEEAVRSFQRANGLTADGVAGVSTLNKLYAMSGSGTTGGTENPGGSSGGQTTTAPNAASVRNVNWYTGIRPKYKAGTVMQIYDFATGYTWQCVMMSNGAHADSQPRTADDTAIMYKAFGNKNTWTPKAVWITMPDGQTYIASMHNVPHLSGSIKDNNFDGHLCIHFPREMSEAEETGPYAVSHQKAILAGWEATQKMIK